Genomic DNA from Brenneria izadpanahii:
CTGATCGCGGTTAATGCGGCTGGACAGATCAATATGCACCTGACGCTCGCTGTCCTGCTCCATTAATAGATCAATATCGCGAACGTTTATCTGCTCATTATCATTACGTTGCAGAACCAACAGGCTGTCTGCGATCCTTAATTTATCAATATCCAACCGCCAGCCCGATTTTTCAGCGGAGGCCGGCGATCCTGGCGGGGCGATAGGAGCATTATTGGCTGGCTTAACTTCGCTTTCCGGCGTCAGTCGGATAACCGCGCCCTTCAGCATAACCTGGTTGACGGCGAGTTTATGGGAGAGAAGCGGCCAGAGCTTAACGTCCAGACGCATGTTTTCCGCGCTGATGATCGGCGCCGTCGCCCCCGGCGCGATCAGCGACATGCCGCCGGATAAAATGCTGAGCTGCGGCCAGACATGCCAGCGTAAATCGCCATCCAACCGCAGCTGATACCCGCTACGCTCTTCGACTTGCCTTATCATGTAAGCGCGAAAATCATTGGGATTAACCAGCACCACCAGCGCTGTCATTCCTGCCACCAGCACCACAAGCAGAATTGCCAGTGTTGTCAGAAATCTTCTCATGCCATCCTCATTGCATACGCTTTATCACAGACGGTTTGGCAATTAGTCTTTGTCGATTCGGCTCGCCACAGCCCCCTGTTGATCTTTATATTTGGCATCCTGACGACGGTTATAAGGACGGGCCGCCGGACCGGAGAGCGGTTCAAAACTCAGCGCGCCGATCATCATGCCGGGGCGCAACGCCAACGGCAACTTACCTGAATTATAGAACTCCAGCACAATTCTTCCTTGCCAGCCCGGATCAATTCGGTGCGCGGTAACATGAACCATCAAACCTAAACGCGCCAAAGAGGAACGGCCGTCAAGCCAGCCGACCAGATTATCCGGCAATGTCACCGACTCCAACGTGACCGCCAGCGCTAATTCTCCCGGATGCAAAAAGAAAGCCTCGCCTTCCGGCAGATTGATTTCATCGCTCATTACCCGATCCAGCGCCGCGCTGACTTCATCTTTCGGGCCGCTTAAATCAATAAAAGCCGCAGTGTGCCCCCTGAATACCCGAAATTGATTCCCTAAGCGGACATCAACGGTAGCGCCATTGATTCTTTCTGTTGGCGGGCGCGGTGTAATCAGTAACCGGCCATCGTCCAGCCAGGCTTCAATATCACGGTCACACAATCTCATTTTTTTCTCCACTCGCATCAATACTGGGTGAAAAATCCCCAAAAATCATTCAAAAAACTGGCTTATCTTGGCTTTCAGAATATCAATCGCAATACGGTTTTTCCCGCCACGCGGGACGATAATATCCGCATATTGTTTGGAGGGCTCAATGAATTGCATGAACATAGGACGCACCGTTTTCTGATACTGTTCCATCACGGAATCCATTGACCGGCCACGCTCGTTGACATCTCGGCGCATACGACGCAGCAGGCAGATATCCAGCGGCGTATCGACAAAAATGGAAAAATTCAGTTCCTCGCGCAAACGCGCCTCGGTCAGCAGCAAAATACCTTCAAGAATAATGACCTTCTTCGGCTCAAGATGCACGGTTTCCTGCCTGCGAGTATGTTCAACATAGCTATATAGAGGAAGCTCCACCGCCTGGCCCGCCTTCAGCATTTTCAAATGCGTCAACAACAGGCTGTGGTCCATGGCATTGGGATGGTCGTAATTGGTTTTGATCCGCTCTTCCATCGTCAGATGACTTTGATCTTTATAGTAGCTGTCTTCAGGTATCACACCAATATGCTGGTCCCCGACCTGGTCACGCAGCTCGCGGTACAACGTGCTGGAAATAAGACTTTTACCGGAAGCAGACGCGCCCGCTATCCCGATGATGACACACTGGTGAGACTTATCAGTCATGGTATTAACGACCTGATTAACATAAAAAAGAAGAGGGGATGCACCAACCGGTGCGGTGACGCGGCAATTATAGGGAGTTAGCGCTGCGCACGCCAGCGTTTCCACTATTAGGCGGATAGGCGGGCGGTATCGTCATTCCCGCGCAGGCGGGAATCCGCCAATAACGGTTTACGGTTTCCGCAACCGATCCCCGCCTACGCGGGGATGACAGGAAAAGCGTGGAAACAGTGGAAAAGGAAGGCGCGCAGTCTGGTAAACCAGGTCGTTATCCGCCGCCTAAATCGCCCGGAAGGAGATTTCCGTCGGGATAACCTCGCCCTGCCAGTAGAGTTGGGCGGCGACCTGACCGGCCAGTTCGCGATATAATGACGTAAATTCGCTGTCAGGATGGCTGACCACCGTCGGCTCGCCGCGATCCAGATCTTCGCGCAGCGAAATATGCAGCGGCAGTTGTCCCAACAGCGCGCAATGGTATTTTTCCGCCAGCTTTTGCGCCCCGCCGGTGCCGAAAATCGGCTCCAGATGGCCGCAATGGCTGCAAATATGCACGCTCATGTTTTCAACGATGCCCAGTACCGGCACGCTGACTTTCTCGAACATCGAGATCCCTTTCATCGCATCCATCAGCGCAATATCCTGCGGCGTCGTCACCACCACCGCGCCGGTGACGGGAATGCTCTGCGCCAGCGTCAACTGGATATCCCCGGTTCCCGGCGGCATGTCCAGCACCAGGTAATCCAGATCCGGCCACAGCGTGTCCTGCAATAGCTGCAACAGCGCTTTGCTCGCCATCGGCCCACGCCACACCATGGCGTTGTCATCAGTGACCAGATAGCCGATTGAATTCGTCGCCAGCCCGTGGGCCATAATCGGTGCCATATGCTGGCCGTCCGGCGAGGTCGGGCGTTCGCTCGCCGTTCCCAGCATGGTCGGAATCGACGGCCCGTAAATGTCGGCATCGAGAATGCCGACGTTGCCCCCTTCCGCCGCCAGCGCCAGCGCCATATTCACCGCGGTACTGGATTTGCCGACGCCGCCTTTACCGGAACTGACCGCAATAATATTTTTAACCCCTTTCACCCCGGCCTGATCGTTCACCCGGCGCATCGTGGCGATATTATGCGTCAGACGCCACTCTACCGCTTTCGCGCCGGACAAACGCAGCAGCTCGTCGCTCATCGTCTCTTTTAACGCTTCCATACCGCTCAGCCAGGCAAACGGCATGATTAATTCAATATGCAGCACGTCATCCAGCAACGCGCAGTGATGCAGCGCGTTCAACGTCGTCAGGTTATTTTTCAGTGTCGGCTGCTGAAAAGTCGACAGAACCCCGGTCACCATGGCATGTAACGCCTCTGGACGCTGTTCGGGGAGTTTAGAGTTCATTCCGGCTCCTTAAAATTCTCATTATTTAACCGATAAAGACGGGTATAGCATATCAGAAGGGCGCCGCAACTAACTCGACCCGAGATAAAAAAACGCGGGAGCGATTTTAAACATCGCATAGCAGCGGCCCGTAGGGCGGCGGACAGGGAAAGCCCGACGTAAAAAATCGCCGAAAGTTTCGCATCAACTTAGCCAAGCGAGCACAGGTTTAGGCAAGGCAGCGGTTTACGCAGTAAGGCGCTATCGGTTAACATCAATAACCCTCTATCATCAAAAAGAAAGCAAGTTCCTCATGACTCAAGTCGCAAAGAAAATATTGGTAACGTGCGCGTTGCCTTACGCTAACGGTTCGATTCACCTCGGTCATATGCTTGAACACATTCAGGCGGATATCTGGGTTCGTTACCAGCGAATGCGCGGCAACCAGGTTTACTTTATCTGTGCAGACGATGCTCACGGCACGCCGATCATGCTGAAAGCTCAGCAGATGGGAATTGCGCCCGAGCAAATGATTGCGGCGATGAGTCAGGAACATCAGCAAGATTTCGCTGGCTTCAACATCAGCTATGACAATTATCACTCCACGCACAGTGAAGAAAACCGTGAACTGTCCGCCCTGATTTACTCCCGGCTCAAAGCGAACGGTTTTATCAAAAACCGCACCATTTCTCAGCTGTACGATCCGGAAAAAGGCATGTTCCTGCCGGACCGCTTCGTAAAAGGCACCTGTCCGAAATGTAAGGCGCCCGATCAGTACGGCGATAACTGCGAAGTTTGCGGCGCGACGTACAGCCCGACGGATCTGATCGATCCCAAGTCGGCCGTTTCGGGCGCAACGCCGGTGATGCGCGAATCAGAGCATTTCTTCTTTGATTTGCCGGCATTCAGCGAAATGCTGCAAGCGTGGACGCGTTCCGGCGCATTGCAGGAACAGGTGGCCAATAAAATGCAGGAGTGGTTCGATGCCGGCCTGCAACAGTGGGATATTTCCCGCGATGCGCCCTACTTCGGCTTTGAAGTACCGGATGCGCCGGGTAAATATTTCTATGTCTGGCTGGATGCGCCAATCGGTTACATGGGTTCATTCAAAAATCTGTGCGACAAACGCGGCAATATCAATTTCGATGAATTCTGGCGCAAAGACTCCACGACCGAGCTATACCATTTCATCGGCAAAGATATCGTTTATTTCCACAGCCTGTTCTGGCCCGCCATGCTGGAAGGCAGCGACTTCCGTAAACCGACTAACCTGTTCGTTCATGGCTATGTGACGGTCAACGGCGCTAAAATGTCGAAATCGCGCGGCACGTTCATCAAGGCGGATACCTATCTGCAACATCTGGATGCAGACTGCCTGCGTTACTACTACGCGGCCAAACTCTCTTCCCGTATTGATGATATCGATCTTAATCTGGAAGACTTCGTCCAGCGCGTGAATGCCGACATCGTCAACAAGCTGGTCAATCTGGCCTCCCGCAACGCGGGTTTTATCAGCAAACGTTTCGCGGGCAAACTGGCGGACAAACTGGCTGACGCCGATTTATACCAAACCTTTACCGATGCGGCGCAAAGCGTCGCCGAAGCCTACAATAATCGCGAATCGGGCCGGGCGATCCGTGAAATCATGGCGCTGGCCGATTTGGCCAACCGCTACGTGGACGAACAGGCGCCGTGGGTGGTGGCGAAAGAAGAAGGCCGCGAAGCCGATCTGCAAGCCATCTGTTCAATGGGCATCAACCTGTTCCGGGTACTTATGACCTATCTGAAACCGGTACTGCCCGCGCTGGCGCAACGTGCTGAAGCTTTCCTGAATCAGGAATTGAAGTGGGATGAAATTACCGCGCCGCTGCTCAACCATCAGGTGAATACTTTCAAAGCGCTCTTCAACCGTATCGACCTGGATAAAGTCAATGCCATGGTTAACGCGTCAAAAGAAGACATGGCGACGGCAAAAACCGTTTCCGGTCCGCTGGCGGATAATCCCGTACAGGAAACCATCAAGTTTGATGACTTTGACAAGGTGGATATGCGTATCGCCCTGATCAAGCAGGCTGAATTGGTTGACGGTTCCGATAAGCTGCTGCGCCTGACGCTGGATCTCGGCGGCGAAACCCGCCAGGTCTTCTCCGGCATCCGCACCGCTTATCCCGATCCGTCGGTGTTGGAAGGCCGCCTGACGGTAATGGTCGCCAATCTGGCGCCGCGCAAAATGCGCTTTGGCGTATCAGAAGGCATGGTCATGGCCGCCGGCCCCGGTGGAAAAGACATTTTCCTGCTCAGCCCGGACAGCGGCGCGCAACCCGGTATGCAGGTGAAGTAACAGTAGCTCCCGCGACTCCGCATAGTAGACGGCGGCCAGCGGAAAACGCCTCCCTTCTTCCCTAGTTAGGAAGAAAATCCGGGTTTTTAATTGCGCCTCCCCCTCGTCAGGGGGAGGCGCTAACCCATTGCCCGCGAAAGGCTGGGATAAGAGCCGGCCGCAAAGGTATGATATCAACCGCAAATGCCCCGTCAGCGGGCGTTTTTTATGGCGGTCTTCCTACTCGCCCTCCCCTTGTTCAGCCATACAAACAAAACGTTATAACTTGCGCCTAAAAGTCATAATGCGCCCCATTCCTCAGCAATCACTTAGCGGTTATGATGCACTATCGCTTATTAATAGACATCCAGACATAAAGACAGCCATACAGTCAGTGGGTGTAAAACGAAAACGATAAAACGGTTATATCTCGTCAATACAACAAATTGCTGACATACCATGGAGCTGAGAATGAAGAAATTTACCCCTGCACTGTTCGCGCTGAGCCTGGCGGCCGCCTTCCCGGTATTTGCCGCCCAAACCGCCGCCATTGCGCCAATTCCCGCCGCTCTCGCTCAGCACGATGGCCCGGTGCGCATCGCCGTTATCCGCAATCTGGGCTCCGATGACAATACCACGCAGTTTATCTCCGGCGTGATAGAGGAGAGTAAAAAGCTGGGCTTCAAGGTCAGTACGTTTCTCAGTAATGGCGACGACGCCCGCTTTCAAGACTTCGTCAATCAGGCCATCAGCCAGAAATACGATGGCATCATCCTGTCTCAGGGACGCGATCCCTATTCTACCGACCTGATTAAACGCATCGTCGACAGCGGCATTGCGGTTTCCGTTTTCGATACCGCCGTTAACGGCGAGATCCCCGGCGTTACCGTCACTCAGCAGGACGATGCATCCCTGACCAACGAGTCAGTAGGCCAGTTGGTTAAAGATTTCAACGGCAAGGCGAACATCATCAAACTGTGGGTGGCCGGTTTCCCGCCGATGGAGCGCCGCCAGGCAGCCTATCAGCAAATCCTGAAGGCCAATCCCGGCATCAAAGAGCTGGAGTCCATCGGCGCCGTTTCTTCTGATGTGCAGGGTGATACGGCCAATAAAGTGGGCGCCGTACTGGCGAAATATCCTAAAGGGAAAATCGACGCCATCTGGGGATCGTGGGATGCATTCACTCAGGGCGCATATAAAGCGCTGAAAGAGAACGGCCGCACTGAAATAAAAATCTATAGCATTGATATTTCCAATCAGGATCTGCAACTGATGCGCGAAGCCAATAGCCCGTGGAAAGTCAGCGTGGCGGTCGATCCTAAACTGATTGGCAAGGTAAACCTGCGTTTGGTGGCCAATAAAATCGCCGGCGAGCCGACGCCAGCCACCTATGAGTTCAAAGCGGCGGCGATCCCTCAGGCGCTGTTAGCCAGCCAGCCGGGCCCGGTAAACGTCGCCGGCCTGGCTAAAATCATCCCCGGCTGGGGCCAAACGGATGATTTTATCGCGCCATGGTTTGCAACACTGGAAGCCAAGCAGGCTAAATAAGTGGAGACAAAAGATGGTATCTAGTCCTCTACCGACGCCGGAATACAGCCGCAATATGCGGCTGATCGGACACAGCGATCAAGGCGGCAGACCCGATGGCGTGCAGGTGATGGTTCACCGCGGCTACGCCTACATCGGACATATGGTTTCACAGGGCGTATCCATTGTTGATGTGCGCGATGCAAAAAATCCCAAGCCCGCCGGGTTTATCGCCGCGCCGCCCGGCACCTGGAACATTCATCTCCAGGCGCACGATGACCTGCTGCTGGTGGTCAATGCCCGGGATCTGTTCGCCGACGCCAGTTTTGCCGAGGAAAAAGTTTACTACACCCGCTCCGTCGCAGAGACGGTGAGCACCAAACAACAGGACAAAAGCTGGAGCGCCGGGTTACGTATCTTTGATATTTCCACGCCTGATAAACCACGTGAGATCAGTTTCCTGCCCCTGGACGGCATCGGCATCCATCGTATCTGGTATGTCGGCGGCCGCTGGGCTTATGTTTCCGCGCTGCTCGACGGGTACAGCGATTATATTTTCCTGACTATCGACTTGGCCGATCCCAAACGCCCTGAGGTGGCCGGACGCTATTGGCTGCCCGGCATGCATACCGCCGGCGGCGAAACGCCCAGTTGGCCGGAAGGCAAACGCTATGCATTGCATCATGCCATCGTCAGCGGCGACACCGCTTACGGCAGCTGGCGCGATGGCGGATTAACGCTGCTGGACGTTAGCGATCGCCGCAATCCGCAGCTGATCAGCCACCGCAACTGGAGCCCTCCTTTTGGCGGCGGTACGCATACCGCGCTTCCGCTGCCCGATCGCAACCTGCTTATCGTACTGGATGAGGCCGTGCTGGATAACCAGGAAGACGGCGAGAAACTTATCTGGGTATTTGATATCCGGGAACCAAGCAATCCGGTCAGTATTGCAACCTTTCCCCAACCAGCCGAAACGGACTACGTAAAGAAAGGGGCGCATTTTGGTCCGCATAACCTGCACGAAAACCGGCCTGGCAGCTTTATCAGCTCAACGCTGATTTTCGCGACTTACCAGAACGCTGGCGTCAGAGCTTACGATATCAGCAACCCTTATCAGCCCAAGGAAACCGGCGCGCTGGTGCCGGCGGCGCCGCAAAGGATGGTGGACAAGCGCCCCGGCCGGCCGCGGATAATTCAATCCTGCGATGTTTTTGTCGATGCCGAAGGCATTATCTACAGCACCGATTACAACGCAGGCTTATCTATTATTGAATATCGCGGCTGATACGCAGCTTAAGATAGCGATTTATAGACGCGTCGAGGCGAAGAAACGCCCGTCGGCATCAGGAGGGCAAGCCCCAGGGATGGGGCGTTTCCAACTACGCCCAACCTTCAGCGGAGGCAGTTCCCCGCAACTGCCGCGGGGATGCCGAGAATAACCGTCGGTCATGGCCCAGTGACGGCCAGTTAATGACCGAGCAACTGACAGTGATGACCACGTGACTGACAGCAATGGCGAAACGGTATTCGCCGCTACTGAGTTGGCGCTTAATCCAGCGCCAGAATACTGACCCACATTGCGCCCTTCCCTACCGGGTAACGCGCCAGCGGCTGCAATGCGCCGTCGGAACCATTAATCCGATACACCTCAATATGGTTTGATTTCTGCCCGGCGGAAATCAGAAACTCGCCGTTATGGTCAATATTGAAGCCGCGAGGCTGCGTCTCCGTCGGCTGATGCCCGCGTAATGTTAGCGTGCTGCCATCGTCGGATACCTGGAAAATGCTCAGCAGGCTGGCGGTACGGTCGCTGATATAAAGGAAACGGCCGTCCGGCGTAATGTGGATATCCGCCGCCCAGCGCGTATCGCTAAATCCGGCGGGCATCGCATCCAGCGTCTGAACACGCTGCAACTTACCATCCGGCGCATTAAGCTGATAGACATCCACCGAGCTGTCCAGCTCGTTCACGCAATAGGCAAAATGCTGGTTGGGGTGGAATGCCATGTGACGCGGCCCCGCGCCGGCAGCGGTAGTCAGCGCTGACTGGCGATGTTCGCTCAATTTTCCCGCTGAGCTCAAATCGTACAGGCGAATACGATCTTCTTTCAGACAGGGAGCCCAGACCACGGTATTGTCGGGATTAATATTGGTGGAGTGGCACCCTTCCAAACCATCCAACTGCTGGATCGGTTCGCCCACAATGCCGTCCTCGCCGATCGGGCTCACGCTGACGCAGGCTCCGCTGTAGGAAGCGCTCAACAGGAAACGGCCCTGATGATCGGTAGACAGATGCGTTGGGCTGCCGGGCAAGGAAGCGGAACCCGCCGCCGTCAATAACCCTTTATCATCAATACGGTAACTGATAGCGCTAAAGGCAGGACGAACGCCGACATACAGATGGCGTTTGTCAGGCGCGATCACCATGGGCTGTACCTGACCGGGCACATCGACGACCTGCAATAATGTCAATTTGCCCTGCTCGTCCAATTGCCATACATGAATCTGCTGACTTTCCGGACCGGCGACATAAACCACTTGCTGCATCGTACTCTCCTTAATTCACGCGAATTTTACTTCTCTGGCGCACCATCATCCCCGTATTTTGCGCCGTATCAAATACGGTGTAACATCATCGTTGATCATCTTATTCTACCGCCACTTTGCGAGACTACTATGGCCTATCGTGTAATTGCGCTCGATCTCGACGGAACACTCCTGAATCAACAGAAAAAAATTTTGCCGGAATCACTTGCCGCATTAGCGCTGGCCCGCCAGCAAGGCATAAAAGTCATTATCGTTACCGGCCGTCATCACTCGGCAATCCTCCCTTTTTATCAGGCGTTGCAGCTTGATACTCCCGCCATTTGCTGTAACGGAACGTATCTCTATGATTATCAGTCAGGTCAGGCGTCTCATGCCAATCCAATGACGGCCGGCCAGGCGAAAAGCGTGCTGGAACTTCTGCAACGATTTGATATCCATGGGCTGATGTATGCCGATGACGCCATGTATTACCAGTATCCGACCGGACACGTTACCCGCGCTCAAGCCTGGGCATCATCACTGCCGGAATCGCAACG
This window encodes:
- the dcd gene encoding dCTP deaminase, which gives rise to MRLCDRDIEAWLDDGRLLITPRPPTERINGATVDVRLGNQFRVFRGHTAAFIDLSGPKDEVSAALDRVMSDEINLPEGEAFFLHPGELALAVTLESVTLPDNLVGWLDGRSSLARLGLMVHVTAHRIDPGWQGRIVLEFYNSGKLPLALRPGMMIGALSFEPLSGPAARPYNRRQDAKYKDQQGAVASRIDKD
- the udk gene encoding uridine kinase, which codes for MTDKSHQCVIIGIAGASASGKSLISSTLYRELRDQVGDQHIGVIPEDSYYKDQSHLTMEERIKTNYDHPNAMDHSLLLTHLKMLKAGQAVELPLYSYVEHTRRQETVHLEPKKVIILEGILLLTEARLREELNFSIFVDTPLDICLLRRMRRDVNERGRSMDSVMEQYQKTVRPMFMQFIEPSKQYADIIVPRGGKNRIAIDILKAKISQFFE
- the apbC gene encoding iron-sulfur cluster carrier protein ApbC; the protein is MNSKLPEQRPEALHAMVTGVLSTFQQPTLKNNLTTLNALHHCALLDDVLHIELIMPFAWLSGMEALKETMSDELLRLSGAKAVEWRLTHNIATMRRVNDQAGVKGVKNIIAVSSGKGGVGKSSTAVNMALALAAEGGNVGILDADIYGPSIPTMLGTASERPTSPDGQHMAPIMAHGLATNSIGYLVTDDNAMVWRGPMASKALLQLLQDTLWPDLDYLVLDMPPGTGDIQLTLAQSIPVTGAVVVTTPQDIALMDAMKGISMFEKVSVPVLGIVENMSVHICSHCGHLEPIFGTGGAQKLAEKYHCALLGQLPLHISLREDLDRGEPTVVSHPDSEFTSLYRELAGQVAAQLYWQGEVIPTEISFRAI
- the metG gene encoding methionine--tRNA ligase; this translates as MTQVAKKILVTCALPYANGSIHLGHMLEHIQADIWVRYQRMRGNQVYFICADDAHGTPIMLKAQQMGIAPEQMIAAMSQEHQQDFAGFNISYDNYHSTHSEENRELSALIYSRLKANGFIKNRTISQLYDPEKGMFLPDRFVKGTCPKCKAPDQYGDNCEVCGATYSPTDLIDPKSAVSGATPVMRESEHFFFDLPAFSEMLQAWTRSGALQEQVANKMQEWFDAGLQQWDISRDAPYFGFEVPDAPGKYFYVWLDAPIGYMGSFKNLCDKRGNINFDEFWRKDSTTELYHFIGKDIVYFHSLFWPAMLEGSDFRKPTNLFVHGYVTVNGAKMSKSRGTFIKADTYLQHLDADCLRYYYAAKLSSRIDDIDLNLEDFVQRVNADIVNKLVNLASRNAGFISKRFAGKLADKLADADLYQTFTDAAQSVAEAYNNRESGRAIREIMALADLANRYVDEQAPWVVAKEEGREADLQAICSMGINLFRVLMTYLKPVLPALAQRAEAFLNQELKWDEITAPLLNHQVNTFKALFNRIDLDKVNAMVNASKEDMATAKTVSGPLADNPVQETIKFDDFDKVDMRIALIKQAELVDGSDKLLRLTLDLGGETRQVFSGIRTAYPDPSVLEGRLTVMVANLAPRKMRFGVSEGMVMAAGPGGKDIFLLSPDSGAQPGMQVK
- a CDS encoding sugar ABC transporter substrate-binding protein, giving the protein MKKFTPALFALSLAAAFPVFAAQTAAIAPIPAALAQHDGPVRIAVIRNLGSDDNTTQFISGVIEESKKLGFKVSTFLSNGDDARFQDFVNQAISQKYDGIILSQGRDPYSTDLIKRIVDSGIAVSVFDTAVNGEIPGVTVTQQDDASLTNESVGQLVKDFNGKANIIKLWVAGFPPMERRQAAYQQILKANPGIKELESIGAVSSDVQGDTANKVGAVLAKYPKGKIDAIWGSWDAFTQGAYKALKENGRTEIKIYSIDISNQDLQLMREANSPWKVSVAVDPKLIGKVNLRLVANKIAGEPTPATYEFKAAAIPQALLASQPGPVNVAGLAKIIPGWGQTDDFIAPWFATLEAKQAK
- a CDS encoding LVIVD repeat-containing protein — encoded protein: MVSSPLPTPEYSRNMRLIGHSDQGGRPDGVQVMVHRGYAYIGHMVSQGVSIVDVRDAKNPKPAGFIAAPPGTWNIHLQAHDDLLLVVNARDLFADASFAEEKVYYTRSVAETVSTKQQDKSWSAGLRIFDISTPDKPREISFLPLDGIGIHRIWYVGGRWAYVSALLDGYSDYIFLTIDLADPKRPEVAGRYWLPGMHTAGGETPSWPEGKRYALHHAIVSGDTAYGSWRDGGLTLLDVSDRRNPQLISHRNWSPPFGGGTHTALPLPDRNLLIVLDEAVLDNQEDGEKLIWVFDIREPSNPVSIATFPQPAETDYVKKGAHFGPHNLHENRPGSFISSTLIFATYQNAGVRAYDISNPYQPKETGALVPAAPQRMVDKRPGRPRIIQSCDVFVDAEGIIYSTDYNAGLSIIEYRG
- the pgl gene encoding 6-phosphogluconolactonase, whose protein sequence is MQQVVYVAGPESQQIHVWQLDEQGKLTLLQVVDVPGQVQPMVIAPDKRHLYVGVRPAFSAISYRIDDKGLLTAAGSASLPGSPTHLSTDHQGRFLLSASYSGACVSVSPIGEDGIVGEPIQQLDGLEGCHSTNINPDNTVVWAPCLKEDRIRLYDLSSAGKLSEHRQSALTTAAGAGPRHMAFHPNQHFAYCVNELDSSVDVYQLNAPDGKLQRVQTLDAMPAGFSDTRWAADIHITPDGRFLYISDRTASLLSIFQVSDDGSTLTLRGHQPTETQPRGFNIDHNGEFLISAGQKSNHIEVYRINGSDGALQPLARYPVGKGAMWVSILALD